The Roseiconus lacunae genome has a segment encoding these proteins:
- a CDS encoding serine/threonine protein kinase, whose translation MDAERYAKVRSLFLAVEELSSDQQQDYLADRCGDDRELIEEVLSLLDEHDSESALVEGNAAKPPTLPGDVESSETTSSGTVSSAAIDSGIAPFMPSALGQQSTATGNSPAEKSHRQFSRRKRELPSKSGTGKNSGAKSSAKPKSAAGQATMQGSQRTHASPRYAVDSSPPRRPPSPGLWQSRAKRHRRINSGWLLLAAILPTVFVGFWTYTTVVEGLRQSTASELAGIADSVQLNIQRYLDDQSRLTRSWSQQVDLRKSILALIETAKDDDSADQLRDSPHATEIRSQLRSLSQLDDIKYVVWDRTGQIIASWLEGGEDIGGRVPPEGAANLARAMRGETVLFGPEILQPQESGFEPETTLPVMAEILPIHDEDGRIVATILIRGFGMFQTFDELFHQTSEAGGLDVYAVNSSGMMITNSPDAIERLCAAVVPTTMEGQQASEVKTVACKLRVSDPDDSIATSSLALDLRRSQPLTYSVAGVSNGASGSMLTPYPNYAGIPVVGSWRWIDGYDIGIVVERTSDLAFATARTVRYGFITLGCLLTLTALVAASRIAKRTALAQAAVHPLSRYEVMSELGSGGMGVVYRAKHNQLGRDTALKVLRADRDNLEDRLRFDREAKLAASLSSAHTVTIYDYGRGEEGEAYCVMEYLRGITLYDAVARSGYLDIGRTLFILRQVCESLGEAHHLGLVHRDMKPQNVMLSMDPSVGDWAVVFDFGLAKPLLPDANSYQTSETIWAGTPMYMAPERYRDPNKIDPRSDIYSVGCIAYFLLSGRPPFLECDPESLFALVLTEQPIGIGVHRDEEIPEEISGLVKRCMAKNVDDRFRSIDELAKHLDELIPKYPWSVEQARAWWRVHGEDLG comes from the coding sequence ATGGATGCCGAACGTTACGCGAAAGTCCGATCGCTGTTTTTAGCGGTCGAGGAACTTTCGTCTGATCAACAACAAGACTACTTGGCGGACCGGTGTGGTGACGATCGAGAGCTGATTGAAGAGGTCCTCTCGCTACTCGATGAGCACGATAGCGAGTCTGCGTTGGTCGAAGGCAACGCAGCCAAGCCCCCGACGCTCCCGGGGGATGTCGAAAGTTCCGAGACGACAAGCTCGGGGACCGTTTCCTCCGCTGCTATCGATTCCGGTATCGCACCCTTCATGCCGTCCGCGCTTGGTCAACAGAGTACCGCGACTGGAAATAGCCCGGCCGAAAAATCACACCGGCAATTCAGCCGACGCAAACGAGAACTCCCCAGCAAGTCGGGAACGGGAAAAAACAGCGGAGCAAAGTCCTCAGCAAAGCCCAAATCCGCGGCGGGCCAAGCGACGATGCAAGGTTCCCAGCGGACGCATGCTTCCCCCCGTTACGCCGTCGACAGTTCGCCGCCACGACGTCCTCCTTCGCCCGGTCTTTGGCAATCGAGAGCCAAACGGCATCGACGGATTAATTCGGGATGGCTTCTTCTTGCGGCAATCTTACCAACCGTGTTCGTCGGGTTTTGGACTTACACCACCGTCGTCGAAGGCTTGCGGCAATCGACCGCCAGTGAACTGGCCGGGATCGCTGATAGCGTTCAACTGAATATTCAGCGTTATCTCGACGATCAGTCGCGACTGACACGATCGTGGAGTCAGCAAGTCGACTTACGCAAATCAATCTTGGCGCTGATCGAAACCGCCAAAGACGATGACTCCGCCGATCAGCTTCGCGATAGTCCGCACGCGACCGAAATTCGTTCCCAACTGCGCTCACTGTCTCAACTTGACGACATCAAATATGTCGTCTGGGACCGGACCGGCCAGATCATCGCCAGCTGGCTCGAAGGAGGCGAAGACATCGGGGGACGCGTCCCTCCGGAAGGAGCGGCGAATTTGGCCCGGGCGATGCGCGGCGAAACAGTGTTATTCGGGCCGGAAATTCTGCAACCGCAAGAAAGCGGCTTCGAGCCCGAAACGACGCTGCCGGTCATGGCGGAGATCTTGCCAATTCACGACGAAGACGGGCGGATTGTAGCGACGATTTTGATCCGCGGTTTCGGGATGTTCCAGACGTTCGACGAGCTTTTTCATCAAACGTCCGAAGCCGGCGGCTTGGATGTGTACGCGGTCAATAGTTCCGGGATGATGATCACTAACAGCCCCGATGCGATCGAGCGATTGTGCGCCGCGGTGGTGCCGACGACCATGGAGGGGCAGCAAGCAAGTGAGGTGAAAACGGTGGCCTGCAAGCTGCGTGTCTCTGATCCGGATGATTCGATTGCCACCAGCAGCCTCGCCTTGGATTTGCGGCGATCTCAACCGTTGACCTATTCCGTTGCCGGGGTTTCCAACGGCGCGAGTGGGTCAATGTTGACGCCTTATCCGAACTATGCAGGAATCCCGGTTGTGGGATCATGGCGTTGGATCGATGGATACGACATCGGTATCGTTGTCGAACGAACCAGCGACCTCGCATTCGCCACCGCGCGAACGGTTCGGTATGGGTTCATCACGCTCGGATGTCTTTTGACACTAACGGCACTGGTCGCTGCCAGCCGAATCGCTAAACGCACCGCCCTCGCCCAAGCAGCGGTACATCCGCTCAGTCGCTATGAAGTCATGTCAGAACTGGGAAGCGGCGGAATGGGAGTTGTGTATCGGGCCAAGCACAACCAACTCGGTCGCGACACGGCACTGAAAGTCTTGCGGGCCGATCGCGATAACTTGGAAGATCGGTTGCGGTTTGATCGCGAGGCTAAGTTAGCCGCATCGCTGAGCAGTGCGCATACGGTGACGATCTACGATTATGGACGTGGTGAAGAGGGCGAGGCTTACTGTGTGATGGAGTACCTGCGTGGAATCACGTTGTACGACGCGGTCGCTCGCAGCGGGTATCTTGACATCGGTCGGACGCTGTTCATCTTGCGACAGGTTTGTGAATCGTTGGGAGAGGCCCATCACTTAGGTTTGGTTCATCGCGACATGAAACCTCAAAATGTGATGCTTTCGATGGATCCATCGGTCGGCGATTGGGCGGTGGTATTCGATTTCGGTTTGGCAAAACCGCTGTTGCCGGACGCCAATTCGTATCAAACTTCGGAAACCATTTGGGCGGGGACACCCATGTACATGGCTCCGGAGCGTTATCGTGATCCGAACAAGATTGATCCTCGTTCGGACATCTATTCAGTTGGCTGCATCGCCTACTTTTTGCTTTCGGGGCGTCCACCATTTCTCGAGTGTGACCCCGAGTCGTTGTTTGCGTTGGTGTTGACCGAACAGCCGATCGGAATCGGGGTACATCGCGACGAGGAGATTCCCGAAGAAATCAGTGGGCTTGTGAAACGGTGCATGGCGAAGAACGTCGACGATCGCTTTCGGTCCATCGATGAACTGGCCAAGCACCTTGACGAGTTGATCCCCAAGTATCCTTGGTCGGTCGAACAGGCGCGAGCATGGTGGCGCGTCCACGGTGAAGATCTCGGCTGA
- a CDS encoding sigma-70 family RNA polymerase sigma factor, giving the protein MTSVTELINRSQDGGSEGETDKLFSAMYDDLRRLAGRFLQNEPLRNRLSSSSLVHQAYMRMVDHSRINWQGKTHFFAIGATVMRRILVDHARKVQSLKRGGDWERRQLHDDVTFQLNRDEDVVALDDLLEQLATLNPRQAKIVELRFFGGMTMREIAAEMKLGLRTVEKEWAMSRAWMRRELRRDEEPNDDSAADSETA; this is encoded by the coding sequence ATGACCTCCGTTACCGAATTGATCAATCGAAGTCAGGATGGCGGTAGCGAAGGCGAAACCGACAAGCTGTTCTCGGCGATGTACGATGACCTTCGACGTCTCGCCGGGCGCTTCCTGCAAAACGAACCGCTACGCAATCGCTTGAGCAGTTCATCGCTCGTTCACCAAGCGTACATGCGGATGGTCGATCATTCGCGAATCAATTGGCAGGGGAAGACGCACTTCTTCGCCATCGGCGCGACAGTGATGCGCCGGATTTTGGTCGATCATGCGCGAAAAGTGCAGTCATTGAAACGAGGCGGTGATTGGGAACGGCGTCAACTCCATGACGACGTGACGTTCCAACTCAACCGCGACGAAGACGTCGTGGCCCTCGACGATCTGTTGGAGCAACTGGCGACACTAAATCCGCGTCAGGCCAAAATTGTCGAATTGCGTTTCTTTGGCGGGATGACGATGCGCGAGATTGCCGCAGAAATGAAGCTTGGCTTGCGAACCGTAGAAAAAGAATGGGCGATGAGCCGAGCTTGGATGCGCCGTGAGCTACGGCGTGACGAAGAACCCAACGATGACTCAGCAGCGGATTCCGAGACCGCTTGA
- a CDS encoding co-chaperone GroES — protein MAKKKSNTGFEYVEPIGDRVLVRKDEPKRETRGGIALPDAAEIPTITGRIVTISAVVENDEELPLRQYDKILFHPKNAIPVDLEHDNQLFVVPVDDIVAVFRREKPEDT, from the coding sequence ATGGCGAAGAAGAAATCAAATACGGGGTTCGAATACGTCGAGCCGATTGGTGACCGAGTCTTGGTCCGCAAGGATGAACCCAAGCGTGAAACCCGTGGTGGGATCGCGCTTCCCGATGCGGCGGAGATTCCGACGATCACCGGTCGAATCGTTACGATCAGCGCCGTCGTAGAAAACGATGAAGAATTGCCGCTTCGCCAGTACGACAAAATCCTCTTCCATCCCAAGAACGCGATCCCAGTTGACCTAGAACATGACAATCAATTGTTCGTCGTTCCGGTCGACGACATCGTGGCCGTCTTTCGACGCGAAAAACCAGAAGACACTTGA
- a CDS encoding NAD-dependent epimerase/dehydratase family protein: MRVLVTGPAGFLGNEIVQQLLERGDEVVGVSRGDYPGLESRIDYRRGDLSNAEFSRQAIRDVDVVVHTAAVAGVWGPDEMFHRINTLATENVIKSCRDNGIRNLVFTSSPSVTFAGDDQCDTNESVGYPERFLCAYPRTKAAAEQAVLKAHRLGELNTCALRPHLIWGEDDPHLLARVIERAKSGKLKIVGDGKNLIDTVHVINAAGAHLDAIDALNQQPELAGGRAYFIAQDEPVNCWHWIQSICEVAGVPGPTKRVSFPAAYAAGAMLETIYRVLGRQQEPPMTRFVAAQLAKHHYFDISSAKQRLGYHVRISMAEGLQRLRDAWAAR; the protein is encoded by the coding sequence ATGCGTGTACTTGTCACCGGCCCGGCTGGGTTTCTTGGCAACGAAATCGTCCAGCAACTACTTGAGCGAGGCGACGAAGTGGTGGGCGTCTCCCGTGGTGACTACCCGGGGTTGGAAAGTCGGATCGACTATCGTCGTGGAGATCTTTCCAATGCGGAGTTCAGCCGACAAGCGATTCGTGATGTTGACGTTGTCGTTCATACCGCCGCGGTCGCAGGAGTGTGGGGGCCGGACGAAATGTTTCACCGGATCAACACGCTTGCGACGGAGAATGTCATCAAGAGTTGTCGGGACAATGGGATACGAAACTTGGTGTTTACCAGCAGTCCCAGTGTGACGTTCGCCGGTGACGATCAATGTGACACCAACGAATCGGTCGGCTATCCGGAACGCTTTTTGTGCGCTTATCCGCGGACCAAGGCGGCGGCCGAACAAGCCGTGCTCAAGGCTCATCGATTGGGCGAACTGAATACCTGCGCGCTGCGTCCCCATTTGATCTGGGGTGAAGATGACCCTCACTTGCTAGCCCGAGTGATCGAACGCGCAAAATCAGGAAAGCTGAAGATCGTCGGCGATGGCAAGAATTTGATCGATACGGTTCACGTGATCAACGCAGCGGGTGCGCACTTGGATGCGATCGATGCGTTGAATCAGCAGCCCGAACTTGCCGGTGGCAGGGCGTATTTCATCGCACAAGATGAACCGGTCAACTGCTGGCACTGGATCCAGTCGATCTGCGAGGTCGCGGGGGTGCCGGGGCCTACCAAACGGGTTTCTTTTCCGGCAGCCTATGCGGCGGGGGCGATGTTGGAGACGATTTATCGGGTGTTGGGCCGGCAACAGGAGCCACCGATGACGCGATTTGTTGCTGCTCAATTGGCCAAACACCACTACTTTGACATCTCTTCGGCTAAGCAACGACTAGGGTATCACGTGCGGATCTCGATGGCGGAGGGGCTGCAACGGTTACGCGATGCGTGGGCAGCGCGTTAG
- a CDS encoding glycosyltransferase family protein, which produces MKLKHLLRYPSQIRLAKSLLRSRKPLETEPRGILGIDLYTDHLLFDCARHLTCIAAVAQQSGYAVNLRCTKSMLAALAHKPLGRSFLGMQHVRWLGSRQIFPAHAVVLTDVLEYHANRVHAGQHLISMLIGNDVVPGTTVMPYPMHPNQISVRTLADRNRLRSREKRGIFFAGNQKQRYGRAKMQNHFGVLSRLEIVATLREAFPELLDAQREDRLVLVDTSVEKIEQQKWISKLAEHQFFVCCPGASQPMCHNVIEAMSVGVIPIIEYDDRFYPSLQDGENCIAFRGRRGLVHAVKRIQSMTRLERDRMSANVCRYFDRNLDGCEFLGKLFRAGRSREIRFVSMPFHDKNFFDPAAVEASDPSEPRKAELPVSRRVA; this is translated from the coding sequence ATGAAATTAAAGCACTTGCTTCGGTACCCTTCGCAGATTCGGCTCGCGAAATCGCTGCTCCGTTCTCGGAAGCCGCTCGAAACGGAACCTCGAGGGATTTTAGGCATCGATCTCTACACCGATCATCTGCTGTTTGATTGTGCTCGCCACCTGACCTGTATCGCGGCGGTCGCCCAGCAATCGGGCTATGCGGTGAACCTTCGTTGCACGAAATCGATGTTGGCGGCGTTAGCTCATAAACCGCTGGGGCGATCGTTTCTTGGAATGCAACACGTTCGCTGGTTAGGATCTCGTCAGATTTTTCCGGCGCATGCGGTCGTCTTGACCGATGTGCTTGAGTATCACGCCAACCGAGTGCACGCCGGGCAGCACCTAATCAGTATGCTGATCGGAAACGATGTGGTGCCCGGGACAACTGTGATGCCGTACCCAATGCATCCTAATCAAATCTCGGTGCGAACCCTCGCTGATCGAAATCGATTGCGAAGCCGAGAAAAACGGGGCATTTTCTTTGCCGGAAATCAAAAGCAACGCTACGGCCGGGCCAAAATGCAGAATCACTTTGGGGTCCTTTCAAGGCTGGAGATCGTTGCCACCTTACGAGAGGCGTTTCCTGAATTGCTTGACGCCCAACGCGAAGACCGATTGGTGCTCGTGGATACGTCGGTCGAAAAGATCGAACAGCAAAAATGGATTTCGAAGCTCGCCGAGCATCAGTTCTTTGTGTGCTGCCCTGGGGCTTCGCAGCCGATGTGCCATAACGTGATCGAAGCAATGAGTGTGGGGGTGATTCCGATCATCGAATACGACGATCGATTCTATCCATCGCTGCAAGACGGCGAAAACTGTATCGCTTTTCGAGGACGCAGGGGATTAGTCCATGCGGTGAAACGCATCCAGTCGATGACGCGATTGGAACGAGACCGAATGTCTGCGAACGTCTGCCGATACTTTGATCGGAATCTTGACGGATGTGAATTCCTCGGCAAGCTTTTTCGCGCCGGCCGGTCTCGAGAGATTCGTTTTGTTTCGATGCCATTTCATGACAAGAATTTCTTCGATCCAGCCGCTGTCGAAGCATCGGATCCTTCCGAGCCGCGGAAAGCGGAATTGCCAGTGTCGCGGCGCGTGGCATAG
- a CDS encoding DUF368 domain-containing protein, with protein MTASDHQDTSADKVDPNGVDPGEVNPSPLDPHPSVTSPLDLASEPDSSVPPRPPMHPTVVGDAINVARGFCMGAADTVPGVSGGTVALILGHYERLVTAISRVDRDAIGLVTSGRFRQAFDHVDGRFLAAIGMGVGTGIVTLAGVMHWLLDHHMPETFAVFFGLIIASVLIVGKTITRWSVSSVVALAFGVGVAIMIGRLSPTDGGDSLVYLFGSAAIAICAMILPGISGAFILLLLGVYHPITGMVKDFAKGNVDTQAFLSLTVFACGCLFGLLAFSRLLHWMLDHHKNLSMAALIGLMLGSVEKLWPLQIPTPETASLKMKERVMQTIHPSDWEGNLWSLLALAIVSAVAILVLERIAGAATEAAENGIAG; from the coding sequence ATGACCGCCTCCGATCACCAAGACACGTCGGCCGACAAAGTCGATCCGAACGGGGTTGATCCGGGTGAAGTTAATCCGAGTCCGCTTGACCCCCACCCGTCGGTCACCTCGCCGCTCGACCTCGCGTCCGAACCGGATTCGTCGGTACCGCCTCGGCCCCCGATGCATCCCACCGTGGTCGGAGACGCGATCAATGTCGCCCGCGGATTTTGCATGGGTGCCGCAGACACAGTGCCCGGTGTCAGCGGTGGCACCGTTGCTCTGATTCTAGGTCACTATGAGCGTTTGGTGACCGCGATCAGTCGAGTCGATCGAGATGCGATCGGTTTGGTGACATCGGGAAGGTTTCGACAAGCATTCGATCATGTCGACGGTCGTTTCTTGGCCGCAATTGGAATGGGGGTTGGCACCGGAATTGTTACCCTAGCGGGCGTGATGCATTGGCTGCTCGATCATCATATGCCAGAAACATTCGCGGTCTTTTTTGGATTGATCATAGCCAGCGTCTTGATCGTCGGCAAAACGATCACGCGTTGGTCGGTCAGTAGTGTCGTCGCATTGGCGTTCGGCGTGGGCGTAGCCATCATGATCGGGCGACTGTCGCCGACCGACGGCGGTGATTCACTGGTGTATTTGTTTGGCTCGGCCGCGATCGCGATTTGTGCGATGATCTTGCCTGGCATCAGCGGTGCGTTCATTTTGTTGTTGCTCGGCGTCTACCATCCGATCACCGGAATGGTCAAAGACTTTGCGAAAGGAAATGTCGACACCCAGGCGTTTCTGTCTTTGACGGTGTTCGCGTGCGGGTGCCTGTTCGGGCTGCTTGCCTTTTCGCGATTGCTTCACTGGATGCTCGACCACCACAAAAATCTTTCGATGGCTGCATTGATCGGGCTGATGCTAGGCAGCGTGGAAAAACTGTGGCCGTTGCAAATTCCGACACCCGAAACGGCATCGCTTAAGATGAAGGAGCGAGTGATGCAAACGATTCATCCAAGCGATTGGGAAGGCAATCTCTGGTCGTTGCTTGCTTTGGCGATCGTTTCCGCGGTCGCGATTTTGGTGCTCGAGCGGATCGCCGGCGCTGCTACTGAGGCGGCTGAGAATGGAATCGCCGGTTGA
- a CDS encoding undecaprenyl-diphosphate phosphatase: MVENIIQTIVLAIVQGIAEFLPISSSGHLVILGAIFHQITGAVQSESPTMEIILHAGTLGSILVIYWQRILNLLTSDRRVIPLLIVGTIPAVIIGLTIKSQFPGVLKNPLLAGAMLLVTGAMLIVLGKLPKREGHYQEMTFLNAFIIGCFQAFAILPGISRSGSTILGGRFLGLKTDDAVTFSFLLAIPAISGATVLAIKDVLEEATPSHGAIELVAGAAISFVVGIFALKWLINWSRLDRLHWFAAWCIPAGIVVLLLGTLGLV, encoded by the coding sequence GTGGTCGAGAACATAATCCAAACGATCGTCCTAGCGATTGTCCAGGGGATCGCCGAATTCCTGCCCATCAGTTCATCCGGACACTTGGTCATTTTGGGGGCGATCTTTCACCAAATCACCGGGGCGGTACAAAGTGAGTCGCCCACGATGGAGATCATTTTGCATGCCGGAACTCTGGGTTCTATTTTGGTCATTTACTGGCAGCGAATCCTTAACTTGCTCACCAGTGATCGCCGTGTCATCCCCTTGTTGATCGTCGGAACCATCCCGGCTGTGATCATCGGCTTGACGATCAAATCTCAGTTCCCAGGTGTCCTTAAGAATCCGCTCCTCGCCGGCGCGATGCTACTTGTCACGGGAGCCATGCTGATCGTCCTCGGCAAACTTCCCAAACGCGAGGGACACTACCAGGAAATGACGTTTCTGAACGCTTTCATCATCGGCTGTTTCCAAGCGTTCGCAATTCTTCCCGGGATTAGCCGCAGCGGATCGACCATCCTAGGCGGACGGTTTCTTGGCCTGAAGACTGACGACGCCGTCACATTTTCATTCCTGCTCGCGATCCCCGCGATTTCCGGCGCGACGGTCCTGGCGATCAAAGACGTGCTCGAAGAAGCGACGCCTTCCCATGGGGCGATTGAGTTGGTCGCCGGCGCGGCGATTTCCTTCGTCGTCGGGATTTTTGCACTCAAGTGGCTGATCAATTGGAGCCGCCTTGATCGCTTACATTGGTTCGCCGCCTGGTGTATTCCCGCCGGAATCGTGGTCTTGCTCCTCGGCACGCTGGGATTGGTCTGA
- a CDS encoding glycosyltransferase family 2 protein, translating to MPDLVGTPERSTERRPQLSIVIPAYNEQENIGPCLDDLMAFLLDEHHIATEVIVVNDNSQDQTEAVVLERKQRWPSIRLVRRQPPGGFGRAIRTGLQYVRGEVVIVYMGDRSDHPVDAKRYYDTIQEGYDCVFGSRFVRGAEVKRYPRVKLIVNRLVNKAIEWMFWTSMNDLTNAFKAYRADVIERCGPYRACHFNITLEMSLSALISGYRIKEIPIGWEGRTWGSTNLRMREMGRRYLCTLLMLFFQRVLMSDDVVAEGNREMQNSIEVSLPEKIRPRPVARTSIGSDQSQRAEEQDHDSGGNTPGGEPM from the coding sequence ATGCCTGACTTAGTTGGAACGCCAGAACGTAGTACCGAGCGACGTCCGCAGCTTTCGATTGTGATCCCGGCTTATAACGAGCAGGAAAACATCGGTCCCTGCCTGGATGACCTGATGGCGTTCTTGCTTGATGAGCATCACATTGCAACCGAAGTCATTGTCGTAAATGACAACAGCCAGGATCAGACCGAGGCGGTGGTGCTGGAACGCAAGCAGCGGTGGCCATCGATTCGGCTGGTTCGAAGGCAACCGCCCGGCGGATTTGGGCGTGCGATTCGGACCGGTTTGCAGTATGTCCGTGGAGAGGTCGTGATCGTCTACATGGGTGATCGATCGGATCATCCGGTTGATGCCAAGCGGTATTACGACACCATTCAGGAAGGGTATGATTGCGTTTTCGGTTCGCGCTTCGTCCGCGGTGCCGAGGTCAAGCGTTATCCGCGAGTTAAATTGATCGTCAATCGGCTTGTAAATAAAGCCATTGAGTGGATGTTTTGGACGTCGATGAATGACTTGACCAATGCGTTTAAAGCGTACCGAGCCGACGTCATCGAACGGTGTGGTCCATACCGTGCGTGCCACTTCAATATCACGCTTGAAATGTCGTTGAGTGCGTTGATCAGTGGTTACCGGATCAAGGAGATTCCGATCGGCTGGGAAGGTCGGACTTGGGGATCGACCAACCTACGGATGCGAGAAATGGGGCGGCGGTATCTCTGTACGTTGTTGATGCTGTTCTTTCAGCGAGTCTTGATGTCAGATGACGTCGTCGCCGAAGGCAATCGTGAAATGCAAAACAGTATCGAAGTTTCGCTACCGGAGAAGATCCGTCCTCGTCCGGTTGCTCGTACTTCGATCGGATCAGACCAATCCCAGCGTGCCGAGGAGCAAGACCACGATTCCGGCGGGAATACACCAGGCGGCGAACCAATGTAA
- a CDS encoding glycosyltransferase family protein: MPDFFQHELITTIHDLRTGGLDQMEEMLVAATQESKVGLVLPVTASDMRAEPFDKIVAELAGADYVDTIVVTLGVAPDESDYQETLQKVASLGSRCKVLWTDGPKVQGMYDELIDAGIPVNTPGKGRSVWTAFGYLLADPSIEVFALHDCDIVDYDRTLLSRLCLPMVHPALDFEFCKAYYARVTDRMHGRVVRLLVAPLLRALMKIYPSNRFVHFLANFRYPLSGEFSLTRNLARTNRIPSDWGLEVGTLAEVFRNTSLKRVCQADLCRLYEHKHQDASLHNKQAGLMKMATDILTTIYRTLASQGVILGDGAFITLRSLFLRTAQDCIRQYAADARVNGLDYDRHGEETMIDAFATCITTAAEVFRADPNGAEAIPNWSRVRAAFPDFVDRLRDAT; this comes from the coding sequence ATGCCTGACTTCTTTCAGCACGAACTGATCACAACCATTCACGACTTGCGGACTGGCGGGTTGGATCAGATGGAAGAGATGTTGGTGGCCGCGACACAGGAGTCCAAGGTCGGCTTAGTTTTGCCGGTGACGGCATCGGACATGCGCGCCGAACCCTTTGACAAGATCGTCGCAGAGCTCGCCGGTGCCGACTACGTCGACACGATTGTGGTGACGCTTGGGGTTGCTCCCGATGAATCCGACTACCAGGAAACGCTACAGAAAGTCGCCTCATTGGGGTCAAGGTGCAAAGTGTTATGGACCGACGGTCCAAAAGTGCAGGGGATGTATGACGAATTGATCGATGCCGGGATTCCGGTCAACACACCCGGCAAAGGGCGTAGCGTGTGGACGGCGTTCGGATACCTGCTTGCAGATCCGTCGATCGAAGTCTTCGCACTCCACGACTGTGACATTGTGGACTACGATCGGACGCTGTTGTCACGATTGTGTCTACCGATGGTGCATCCGGCGCTCGACTTTGAATTCTGCAAAGCGTATTACGCTCGCGTGACCGATCGAATGCACGGCCGAGTGGTTCGGTTGTTGGTAGCGCCGCTGCTGCGGGCGTTGATGAAGATTTACCCCAGTAACCGATTTGTTCATTTCCTAGCGAACTTTCGATATCCGCTCTCAGGTGAATTCTCACTGACGCGAAATCTGGCGAGAACCAATCGGATTCCCAGCGATTGGGGGCTGGAAGTCGGAACGTTGGCAGAAGTGTTCCGCAACACCTCTTTGAAGCGTGTCTGCCAAGCGGACTTGTGTCGTTTGTATGAGCATAAGCATCAGGACGCTTCGTTGCACAACAAGCAGGCGGGACTGATGAAAATGGCGACCGACATTTTGACAACGATCTACCGAACGCTTGCCAGCCAAGGCGTAATTTTGGGCGACGGTGCGTTCATCACCTTGCGGAGCTTGTTTTTGCGCACCGCTCAGGACTGTATTCGACAGTATGCCGCCGATGCACGCGTCAATGGCTTGGATTACGATCGCCATGGCGAAGAAACGATGATTGACGCGTTTGCAACTTGCATCACGACGGCCGCCGAAGTCTTTCGCGCCGACCCTAACGGGGCGGAAGCGATTCCGAACTGGAGTCGGGTGCGAGCCGCGTTTCCAGATTTTGTCGATCGTCTCCGCGACGCGACGTAA
- a CDS encoding sensor histidine kinase has product MPPSQPPGGGLPAASELLDLERSQIAHDLHDLLLPLIFGASATVQSLAAKAESANADSDVVLSDSARQQLGQVNDWLREALSLGRNLLTEIYPPELESLPWLMAARDTVAKICGANRDVTWQVSEGTPLADPDLDRSVATSAYRILVEAVRNAVRHGEASAITIKCDDARMVVQDHGKGFDPESVPTGHFGIRAMKGRAALVGNRVVVDSSVGGPTTVTLHFDCAPVD; this is encoded by the coding sequence ATGCCACCCTCACAGCCCCCCGGTGGTGGCCTTCCGGCCGCGTCAGAGCTACTCGATCTGGAACGTTCGCAAATCGCGCATGACTTGCACGACTTACTGCTTCCGTTGATCTTTGGTGCCTCGGCGACGGTGCAATCGTTGGCGGCGAAAGCAGAGTCGGCAAACGCCGATAGCGACGTCGTTTTGAGTGATAGCGCTAGGCAGCAACTTGGCCAAGTCAACGATTGGTTGCGTGAGGCACTGTCGCTGGGCCGAAATCTACTGACCGAGATCTACCCACCAGAACTCGAGAGTCTCCCCTGGTTGATGGCAGCCAGGGACACCGTGGCGAAGATATGCGGTGCCAACCGCGATGTCACTTGGCAGGTCAGCGAGGGGACACCGCTGGCGGATCCCGATTTGGATCGCAGTGTGGCGACGTCGGCGTATCGGATTCTGGTCGAAGCGGTTCGCAATGCGGTCCGGCATGGCGAAGCGTCAGCGATCACCATCAAATGCGACGACGCGAGGATGGTGGTTCAGGATCATGGTAAAGGATTTGATCCGGAAAGCGTGCCGACCGGTCACTTCGGAATTCGTGCGATGAAGGGGCGAGCCGCCTTGGTCGGGAATCGCGTGGTCGTGGATTCGTCTGTTGGCGGCCCAACCACGGTCACGCTGCACTTTGATTGCGCTCCCGTTGATTGA